From a single Alloactinosynnema sp. L-07 genomic region:
- a CDS encoding tyrosine-type recombinase/integrase, which yields MYSGVDVLTGAKLYLSEVIPAGPNASTMAEEAKWRLTQQVLENRQPRTNASLNHLISEHLKNSETEPKNKASLKAYAQKHIERSVGKLSYTELRTKPFEDFYADLRRCRDHCDPRTPIKHYTTDPHECTNRCTKHVCRGLRTWTIRKIHYLMSAACESAVRWGWIPANPLKAVKKPAAPEPDPQPPTADEAARIVMHAWNKGFGAFVWLAMTTGARRGELVALRWRNIKIYHTVLGKHECAKTGCEWTLVVRRAHGHDAGRTWEKDTKTHQRRHICLDPETVVVLSALREVCERNAELAGVALPQSAFVFSPDPDGQTAYTPPSMSQRYARWMKTLGIDSCLKNLRHYSATELITAGVDIRTVAGRLGHGGGGTTTLKVYSAWVQEADQRASRTLMTRMPNRPTVPLDVRPTSQQLSPWERIADDLNTSILAGKILAGEMLPPITQLAAQHSVAVGTVHRAIAFLSRCGVIEVSRGKRAVVLPVERPQLDAEAEATDQVHAVRLIEPKAERFSRSPVDTPTSTVAKPPVVQLELLELGRPIKRLTVQVDPTDVAALTKLMRSAVRRLGRLDLNIDDIEMAVYEPGASEPLTTVVMAA from the coding sequence GTGTACAGCGGCGTCGACGTACTCACGGGCGCGAAGCTGTATCTGAGCGAGGTCATCCCGGCCGGCCCGAATGCCTCGACCATGGCGGAGGAAGCGAAGTGGCGGCTGACCCAACAGGTATTGGAGAATCGACAGCCGAGGACCAACGCGTCGCTCAATCATCTCATTTCCGAGCATCTGAAGAACTCGGAGACCGAACCAAAGAACAAAGCGTCCCTAAAAGCGTACGCACAGAAACACATCGAACGGTCGGTCGGCAAGCTCTCCTACACCGAGCTACGAACGAAGCCGTTCGAGGACTTCTACGCCGATTTGCGCCGCTGCCGCGACCATTGCGATCCGCGAACACCGATCAAGCACTACACCACCGACCCACACGAATGCACGAATCGATGCACGAAGCACGTGTGCAGGGGACTGAGGACCTGGACCATCCGCAAGATCCACTACTTGATGAGTGCGGCCTGCGAATCCGCTGTCCGGTGGGGATGGATACCGGCGAATCCGCTCAAGGCGGTGAAAAAGCCGGCGGCACCAGAACCAGACCCGCAACCACCGACAGCTGACGAAGCGGCACGTATCGTGATGCACGCGTGGAACAAGGGTTTCGGCGCCTTCGTCTGGCTGGCGATGACGACAGGTGCACGCCGCGGCGAACTGGTCGCACTACGGTGGCGGAACATCAAGATCTACCACACGGTTCTCGGCAAGCATGAATGCGCCAAGACCGGCTGCGAATGGACCCTCGTCGTTCGCCGTGCTCATGGCCACGACGCCGGCCGGACCTGGGAGAAGGACACCAAGACACACCAGCGGCGACACATCTGCCTCGACCCGGAGACTGTGGTCGTGCTGTCGGCCTTGCGGGAGGTATGCGAGCGCAACGCGGAGCTGGCCGGTGTCGCCCTGCCGCAGTCCGCGTTCGTCTTCTCCCCCGACCCTGACGGCCAGACGGCGTACACGCCACCGTCGATGAGTCAGCGATACGCCCGCTGGATGAAGACCCTGGGCATCGACAGCTGCCTGAAGAACCTGCGGCACTACTCCGCCACCGAACTGATCACCGCGGGCGTCGACATCCGCACCGTCGCGGGGCGCCTGGGCCACGGAGGCGGCGGAACCACCACGCTGAAGGTGTACTCGGCGTGGGTCCAAGAGGCTGATCAGCGCGCGTCTCGAACGCTGATGACCAGAATGCCCAACCGGCCGACCGTGCCGCTCGACGTCAGGCCGACGTCACAGCAGCTGAGCCCGTGGGAACGCATCGCCGACGATCTGAACACATCGATCCTGGCGGGCAAGATCCTCGCCGGGGAGATGCTGCCGCCGATCACCCAGCTCGCAGCCCAGCACTCGGTCGCGGTGGGAACAGTTCACCGAGCGATCGCGTTCCTCAGCCGCTGCGGCGTGATCGAGGTGTCCCGTGGCAAGCGAGCGGTCGTCCTTCCGGTCGAGAGACCGCAACTGGACGCGGAAGCAGAGGCAACCGACCAAGTCCACGCCGTCCGACTGATCGAACCGAAGGCTGAGCGGTTCAGCCGCTCCCCCGTGGACACGCCAACCTCGACGGTGGCGAAGCCCCCGGTTGTCCAACTTGAGTTGCTCGAACTGGGCCGACCGATCAAGAGGCTCACGGTCCAGGTCGATCCCACCGACGTGGCCGCGCTCACCAAGCTGATGCGATCGGCAGTCAGGCGGTTGGGACGCCTTGACCTGAACATCGACGACATCGAGATGGCGGTCTACGAACCAGGCGCATCAGAGCCGCTCACCACGGTGGTGATGGCGGCATGA
- the mobF gene encoding MobF family relaxase: protein MAWVTTIGSDPAQIDYRLGLHHGCHGNGINDRSFGYRTDLRERPLRWIGAGLVDVDIVEGSELTPDQFPLARALINGHHPHTGRELVKHKVGVPVEAKVPLAMLVREIEGIANEAATTVADVLHLSPSAKQMFDRAQRAVARHGETALLRADHATQLAQAAGLQPEQVWHPATYRTAMAALTKIEQHIADDGTVIDKVVPNRIVVGNLGYDATLTLPKSYSLALAFLDETHAATFENLYLASCDTVFRWLETTTAYGMRGHHGSGHAATTVPGTGFLGWSMIHRAARPIGHATIGDPHWHIHYTIANLTHGTDGRWSTVAAGGRDLMRHMPAADKLVQAAIRHALTEQHGVTFRRSERTGRWEIAAIPDAVIKQFSKFGNSLEQQLNALGFDRADAPRTLQQLVEQKLRNDKPELTAADDDTLRDIWQREARDHGHHPHTLAAAILNYDEPSPAEPDLTELVALLQDPETGLTARTRRFSRIDAIAAIADALPSGATPERVEHLTDLVLCQTGFVELVDRANTPGHGGRHVQRGSAHMRNAQLYTTQDVIDAENTIVAATTAAHPDQTDTRVDPDAIDLAADTVEAAQGFTLSYEQRRELNRIATSGTAFDALIGVPGSGKTTLMRALRVTYETRGLIVAGAATQGVAALNLHAESGITSRTVAQWIWRINHGPGLHGIDILVLDEATLTDDRDRATLYQAATDAGTKIIEIGDPKQLRGVGCGSMFATLHRLLDGGELLDNRRQRHEQERAAIHAWRTGNYTDALLNWAERDRLIATETTEQATAAMLDTWNDQRQGAPDPLTEMRGLLMLAATNDQVHQLNNLAQATRRAAGELGPSTTYDTAGARALTLHEGDYILVRHTDRAEQRHHGDDVYNGYRAHITAISPDNSITIEWEVARPDGHIIETATLPSDFITSGGVELGYALTIHKSQGLTIGNRGATWTGPDHQHRGGTVLLAAAGADNPGIFVAASRHTHDLWLFLAREQVESPQDLYLNGPPHNAYDRLRRVITKLAVHAHITADNTNDRPALVDLGRLADPMAPIVTGAEREAELRREHDEDARTERQVRREQDARDRELRTETDRQQRADAQALLHRTWPSHHDFVDQMAAEPAFGAVARRLHDIAEAGFDIDDVLDEVPLDTIASPRIHDKAAFTATMIDLAVDRIRSGQAAHDARHALIRDQVTDLIRDTWTNHPQLAESVINGVAFDALVRVLDHYAHHNLDPRDLMAAISTDKLNDPTVRDTSRYTVYALRRIADKRLDDVDQTHARAAAQARDLAARDTAARLLDQAWNGHRAVETVTTGPAFGSLAHHITRAIDHGASEQDIQASLADIAPETATGRHILNPSAFVSSLFRDNHPGLIETQPDRKELSARIVHIEQQREMLRTKITALAAETEALHDSVAAGQGPAVARLANTMERHHQHRREAELFAQLERQWNHEVDLAATHARARAAAEVERDNSRKPRIRAANESLSAEHLAEEQAAQARASELARQARHLGTPERHQTLVAQANAADGRYRQALAAAVNADHRLLADHLERLRTLQSAYQKHAETRETLHDQRHVGVTSGGDSEPTPVARPRLPRPSVVQQLSPVEPAPMSPDPTELEP, encoded by the coding sequence ATGGCCTGGGTGACCACCATCGGCAGCGATCCGGCACAGATCGACTACCGCCTCGGCCTGCACCACGGCTGCCACGGCAACGGCATCAACGACCGCAGCTTCGGCTACCGCACTGACCTGCGCGAACGCCCCCTGCGCTGGATCGGTGCCGGACTCGTCGACGTCGACATCGTCGAAGGCAGCGAACTCACTCCCGACCAGTTCCCACTCGCCCGCGCCCTGATCAACGGCCACCACCCACACACCGGTCGGGAACTGGTCAAACACAAGGTCGGAGTCCCTGTCGAAGCCAAGGTCCCGCTCGCCATGCTCGTCCGCGAGATCGAAGGCATCGCCAACGAAGCCGCCACCACCGTCGCCGACGTCCTGCACCTCTCGCCCAGCGCCAAGCAGATGTTCGACCGCGCCCAACGCGCCGTCGCTCGACACGGCGAAACCGCACTGCTCCGCGCCGACCACGCCACCCAACTCGCCCAAGCCGCCGGACTGCAACCAGAACAGGTCTGGCACCCAGCCACCTACCGCACCGCGATGGCCGCTCTCACCAAGATCGAACAACATATCGCCGACGACGGAACCGTCATCGACAAGGTCGTCCCCAACCGCATCGTCGTCGGCAACCTCGGCTACGACGCCACCCTCACCCTGCCCAAGTCCTACTCACTCGCCCTGGCGTTCCTCGACGAAACCCACGCCGCCACGTTCGAAAACCTCTACCTCGCCAGCTGCGACACCGTGTTCCGCTGGTTGGAGACCACCACCGCCTACGGTATGCGCGGACACCACGGCAGCGGCCACGCCGCCACCACCGTCCCCGGCACCGGATTCCTCGGCTGGTCCATGATCCACCGCGCGGCCCGCCCCATCGGCCACGCCACGATCGGCGACCCCCACTGGCACATCCACTACACCATCGCCAACCTCACCCATGGCACCGACGGCCGGTGGTCCACCGTCGCCGCGGGCGGCCGCGACCTCATGCGCCACATGCCCGCCGCCGACAAACTCGTCCAAGCCGCCATCCGCCACGCCCTCACCGAACAACACGGCGTCACCTTCCGCCGCTCCGAACGCACCGGCCGTTGGGAGATCGCCGCAATCCCAGACGCCGTGATCAAGCAGTTCTCCAAGTTCGGCAACAGCCTCGAACAACAACTCAACGCTCTCGGTTTCGACCGCGCCGACGCACCCCGAACACTCCAACAACTCGTCGAACAGAAACTCCGCAACGACAAACCCGAACTCACCGCGGCCGACGACGACACCCTCCGCGACATCTGGCAACGCGAAGCCCGCGACCACGGACACCACCCGCACACCCTCGCCGCCGCCATCCTCAACTACGACGAACCAAGCCCGGCCGAACCGGACCTCACCGAACTCGTCGCGCTGCTCCAAGACCCCGAAACCGGACTCACCGCACGCACCCGCCGATTCAGCCGCATCGACGCCATCGCCGCGATCGCCGACGCACTACCCAGCGGCGCCACCCCAGAACGCGTCGAACACCTCACCGACCTCGTCCTCTGCCAGACCGGATTCGTCGAGCTCGTCGACCGCGCCAACACCCCTGGACACGGCGGCCGCCACGTCCAGCGCGGATCAGCCCACATGCGCAACGCCCAGCTCTACACCACCCAAGACGTCATCGACGCAGAGAACACCATCGTCGCCGCCACAACCGCCGCCCACCCCGACCAGACCGACACCCGCGTCGACCCCGACGCCATCGATCTCGCCGCCGACACCGTCGAAGCCGCCCAAGGCTTCACCCTCTCCTACGAACAACGACGCGAACTCAACCGCATCGCCACCTCCGGCACCGCGTTCGACGCCCTCATCGGCGTACCCGGATCCGGCAAAACCACCCTCATGCGCGCACTCCGCGTCACCTACGAAACCCGCGGCCTCATCGTCGCCGGAGCCGCCACCCAAGGCGTCGCCGCCCTCAACCTCCACGCCGAATCTGGCATCACCAGCCGCACCGTCGCCCAATGGATCTGGCGCATCAACCACGGACCCGGCCTACACGGCATCGACATCCTCGTCCTCGACGAAGCCACCCTCACCGACGACCGCGACCGCGCCACCCTCTACCAAGCCGCCACTGACGCAGGCACCAAAATCATCGAAATCGGCGACCCCAAACAACTCCGCGGCGTCGGATGCGGCTCCATGTTCGCCACCCTCCACCGCCTCCTCGACGGCGGCGAACTCCTCGACAACCGCCGCCAACGCCACGAACAAGAACGCGCCGCCATCCACGCCTGGCGCACCGGCAACTACACCGACGCCCTACTCAACTGGGCCGAACGCGACCGCCTCATCGCCACCGAAACCACCGAACAAGCCACCGCCGCCATGCTCGACACCTGGAACGACCAACGCCAAGGCGCCCCCGACCCCCTCACCGAAATGCGCGGCCTTCTTATGCTCGCCGCCACCAACGACCAAGTCCACCAACTCAACAACCTCGCCCAAGCCACCCGCCGCGCCGCGGGCGAACTCGGCCCATCCACCACCTACGACACCGCCGGAGCCCGCGCGCTCACACTCCACGAAGGCGACTACATCCTCGTCCGCCACACCGACCGCGCCGAACAACGCCACCACGGCGACGACGTCTACAACGGCTACCGCGCCCACATCACCGCCATCAGCCCCGACAACTCCATCACCATCGAATGGGAAGTCGCCCGGCCCGACGGCCACATCATCGAAACCGCCACCCTGCCAAGCGACTTCATCACCAGCGGGGGAGTGGAACTCGGCTACGCCCTCACGATCCACAAAAGCCAAGGCCTCACCATCGGCAACCGCGGCGCCACCTGGACCGGACCCGACCACCAACACCGCGGCGGCACCGTCCTCCTCGCCGCCGCAGGCGCCGACAACCCCGGCATCTTCGTCGCAGCCTCCCGCCACACCCACGACCTCTGGCTCTTTCTCGCCCGCGAGCAAGTCGAATCCCCACAAGACCTCTACCTCAACGGCCCACCCCACAACGCCTACGACCGCCTCCGCCGCGTCATCACCAAACTCGCCGTCCACGCCCACATCACCGCCGACAACACCAACGACCGACCGGCCCTCGTCGACCTTGGCCGCCTCGCCGACCCCATGGCCCCGATCGTCACCGGGGCCGAACGCGAAGCCGAACTACGACGCGAACACGACGAAGACGCGCGCACCGAACGACAAGTTCGTCGCGAACAAGACGCACGGGACCGTGAACTCCGCACCGAGACAGACCGCCAGCAGCGGGCCGACGCACAGGCCCTACTCCACCGGACCTGGCCCTCACACCACGACTTCGTCGACCAAATGGCCGCGGAACCAGCCTTCGGCGCCGTCGCACGGCGCCTGCACGACATTGCCGAGGCAGGATTCGACATCGACGATGTGCTGGACGAAGTCCCCCTGGACACCATCGCCTCGCCGCGCATCCACGACAAAGCCGCCTTCACCGCCACCATGATCGACCTCGCCGTCGACCGAATCCGCAGCGGCCAAGCCGCCCACGACGCACGCCACGCACTCATACGCGATCAAGTCACCGACCTCATCCGAGACACCTGGACCAACCACCCCCAGCTCGCCGAATCCGTCATCAATGGAGTCGCGTTCGACGCCCTGGTCCGAGTGCTCGACCACTACGCCCACCACAACCTCGACCCGCGCGACCTCATGGCCGCCATCTCCACCGACAAACTCAACGACCCCACAGTGCGCGACACCTCCCGCTACACCGTCTACGCACTACGCCGAATCGCAGACAAGCGCTTGGACGACGTCGACCAAACCCACGCCCGAGCGGCGGCACAGGCTCGCGATCTCGCAGCCCGAGACACCGCGGCGCGGCTGCTCGACCAGGCTTGGAACGGACACCGAGCCGTCGAGACTGTCACCACAGGGCCAGCCTTCGGATCCCTCGCCCACCACATCACCCGCGCCATCGATCACGGCGCCAGCGAACAAGACATCCAGGCATCGCTCGCCGATATCGCCCCTGAAACCGCCACCGGGCGCCACATCCTGAACCCGTCAGCGTTCGTCTCATCCCTCTTCCGGGACAACCATCCAGGCCTCATCGAAACCCAACCTGACCGCAAAGAACTCTCAGCACGAATCGTCCACATCGAACAGCAACGCGAGATGCTGCGAACCAAGATCACGGCACTCGCGGCAGAGACCGAGGCACTGCACGACAGCGTCGCCGCAGGGCAAGGCCCGGCCGTTGCCCGTCTGGCCAACACCATGGAGAGGCACCACCAACATCGCCGCGAAGCGGAACTATTCGCCCAACTCGAGCGACAGTGGAACCACGAGGTCGACCTCGCCGCAACCCATGCACGAGCACGCGCTGCGGCCGAAGTCGAGCGCGACAACAGCCGGAAACCACGCATCCGAGCGGCAAACGAATCCCTCTCGGCCGAACATCTCGCCGAGGAGCAGGCGGCCCAAGCACGCGCCAGCGAACTTGCCCGACAAGCCCGTCACCTGGGCACACCTGAACGACACCAGACACTCGTCGCCCAGGCCAACGCAGCCGACGGACGCTATCGACAGGCGCTAGCGGCCGCGGTCAACGCGGATCACCGTCTACTTGCAGACCACCTGGAGCGACTCAGAACTCTCCAGAGTGCGTATCAGAAACACGCCGAGACCCGGGAGACGTTGCACGACCAGCGCCACGTCGGTGTCACAAGCGGCGGTGACAGTGAGCCAACGCCGGTCGCACGACCTCGCCTGCCGCGTCCCAGCGTCGTACAGCAACTATCTCCCGTTGAACCGGCCCCGATGTCGCCCGACCCCACCGAGCTTGAACCTTAA
- a CDS encoding lytic transglycosylase domain-containing protein: MRSGLRPTTALALVALSLAAATAQASMPPNAPAAAPEPMPPVSSVTAADRTLERTRAPRPHPEVAVTESHAPAMVVTPIAFVGRGIPANLLDAYRAAEATLARAQPACGLRWYHLAGIGRIESGHARGGQALANGDTSPRIMGPALTGGPFAAIPDSDNGTLDGDTVWDRAVGPMQFIPTTWTAYRTDGNGDGTSSPHNIYDAATAAGRYLCSGGLNLANPSDLDAAIFRYNHSREYVSTVMTWMHQYSEGATPQPPTAPGPDLPPPPPPDVDPIPLPEPIPVPDPKPPVIEPVPPVVEPPVEVVEPPVEPTPEPPLLACADLIDGLPILGDTDLLCVEEATDAATGKLVHRVRPVKLAARPDRAPPRRTPVSPERLRHLTQ; the protein is encoded by the coding sequence GTGCGCTCTGGACTCCGTCCCACCACGGCCCTGGCGCTCGTCGCCCTGAGCCTGGCCGCCGCGACCGCTCAAGCATCGATGCCACCCAACGCCCCCGCCGCCGCCCCGGAACCGATGCCGCCAGTGTCCTCGGTGACCGCGGCCGACCGCACCCTGGAACGCACCCGCGCGCCGCGACCACACCCGGAAGTGGCAGTCACCGAGTCCCACGCCCCCGCCATGGTGGTCACCCCGATAGCTTTCGTCGGCCGCGGCATCCCCGCCAACCTCCTCGACGCCTACCGCGCCGCCGAGGCCACCCTCGCCCGCGCCCAGCCCGCCTGCGGACTGCGCTGGTACCACCTCGCGGGCATCGGCCGCATCGAGTCCGGCCACGCCCGCGGCGGCCAGGCCTTGGCCAACGGCGACACGTCCCCCCGCATCATGGGCCCGGCCCTCACCGGCGGCCCCTTCGCCGCCATCCCCGACAGCGACAACGGCACCCTCGACGGCGACACCGTCTGGGACCGCGCCGTCGGCCCGATGCAGTTCATCCCGACCACCTGGACCGCCTACCGAACCGACGGCAACGGCGACGGAACCTCCAGCCCCCACAACATCTACGACGCCGCCACCGCCGCCGGCCGCTACCTGTGCTCAGGCGGCCTGAACCTCGCCAACCCATCCGACCTCGACGCGGCGATCTTCCGCTACAACCACTCCCGCGAGTACGTGTCGACGGTGATGACGTGGATGCACCAGTACTCGGAGGGTGCGACTCCCCAGCCGCCGACCGCCCCCGGGCCCGATCTGCCGCCGCCCCCGCCACCGGACGTCGACCCGATTCCCCTGCCGGAGCCGATCCCGGTGCCGGACCCGAAGCCGCCGGTCATCGAACCGGTCCCTCCGGTTGTCGAGCCGCCCGTTGAGGTTGTCGAGCCCCCAGTGGAACCCACCCCTGAGCCACCTCTACTGGCCTGCGCCGACCTCATAGACGGCCTCCCCATCCTGGGCGACACGGATCTGCTGTGTGTCGAGGAAGCGACGGACGCCGCGACAGGCAAGCTGGTCCACCGCGTCCGACCAGTCAAGCTCGCCGCACGGCCGGACCGGGCTCCACCCCGACGTACACCTGTGTCGCCTGAACGACTTCGACACCTAACCCAATAG
- a CDS encoding DUF305 domain-containing protein, producing MTVEAPDNERRDEGTKRRILVLSAAALAVLLVGAAIGMLITLSVVRQASPPSAESVDVGFAQDMQVHHLQAVTMANWARDHTDDLTVKQLAFDIEQTQLGQVGAMSGWLDVWDQPEQNPEGTYMSWMAGASHGHTSTAESAGVRAMPGMATSQEIAKLRTLTGRELDVYFLQLMLRHHQGGLEMSAYANKHAATPQVRNLSDKVVKGQTAEITLFTDMLTERGAKPL from the coding sequence GTGACAGTGGAAGCTCCAGACAACGAGCGCCGCGACGAGGGCACCAAGCGCAGGATCTTGGTGCTCTCGGCCGCGGCGCTCGCCGTTCTGCTGGTCGGAGCGGCGATCGGCATGCTGATCACCCTGTCGGTGGTCCGCCAGGCCAGCCCGCCGTCAGCCGAGTCGGTCGATGTCGGGTTCGCCCAGGACATGCAGGTCCACCACCTGCAGGCGGTCACCATGGCCAACTGGGCGCGCGACCACACCGACGATTTGACGGTGAAGCAACTCGCGTTCGACATCGAGCAGACCCAGCTCGGCCAGGTCGGCGCGATGAGCGGCTGGCTGGACGTGTGGGACCAGCCGGAGCAGAACCCGGAAGGCACCTATATGTCCTGGATGGCCGGGGCGTCCCACGGCCACACGTCGACAGCGGAGTCAGCGGGCGTGCGCGCGATGCCCGGGATGGCCACCAGCCAGGAGATCGCCAAGCTGCGCACCCTGACCGGCCGCGAGCTGGACGTGTACTTCCTGCAACTCATGCTGCGCCACCACCAGGGCGGCCTGGAGATGTCGGCCTACGCCAACAAGCACGCGGCGACGCCGCAGGTGCGCAACCTGTCCGACAAGGTCGTCAAGGGCCAGACGGCGGAGATCACGCTGTTCACGGACATGCTCACCGAGCGGGGCGCCAAACCTCTGTAG
- a CDS encoding cation diffusion facilitator family transporter, translated as MGHGHGHGLPASTGGRLTGRLWAAFGIAAAIMVVEFVVGFATSSLALVSDAAHMLTDVVGVGLALAAIMAARRANSKSNRTFGLYRAEVLAALANAVLLFGVAGYVVFEAVQRFEDPPAVPGLPVLLAASAGLVANIVSFLLLRDGAKESLNVRGAYLEVLADLIGSVGVLLSAAVTLLFGWRLADPIVGVAIGLWVLPRTWSLARRALHILFQHAPERVDVDDLTARLTAVDGVAEVHDLHVWTLTSGMEVASAHLTLDKEGDQAAVLASAQKLLADDYGLEHATLQIEQPDAKCHELSW; from the coding sequence ATGGGCCACGGACACGGGCACGGACTGCCCGCGAGCACGGGTGGGCGCTTGACGGGCAGGCTGTGGGCCGCCTTCGGGATCGCGGCGGCGATCATGGTGGTCGAGTTCGTCGTCGGGTTCGCCACGTCGTCGCTTGCCCTGGTGTCCGACGCGGCGCACATGTTGACCGACGTGGTCGGGGTCGGCCTGGCGCTGGCCGCGATCATGGCCGCGCGTCGGGCGAACTCGAAGTCCAATCGGACGTTCGGGCTCTACCGCGCCGAGGTCCTGGCGGCATTGGCCAACGCGGTGCTGTTGTTCGGCGTCGCGGGTTATGTCGTGTTCGAGGCGGTGCAGCGGTTCGAGGACCCGCCCGCGGTTCCCGGTCTGCCGGTCCTGCTGGCCGCGTCAGCCGGTCTGGTGGCCAACATCGTGTCGTTCCTGCTGCTGCGTGACGGCGCCAAGGAGAGCCTCAACGTGCGTGGGGCGTACCTGGAGGTGCTGGCCGACCTGATCGGCTCCGTCGGCGTGCTGCTGAGCGCCGCGGTGACGCTGCTGTTCGGCTGGCGCTTGGCTGACCCGATCGTCGGCGTCGCCATCGGTCTATGGGTACTGCCGCGCACGTGGAGCCTGGCCCGCCGCGCGCTGCACATCCTGTTCCAGCACGCGCCCGAGCGGGTCGACGTCGACGACCTGACCGCCCGGCTGACCGCGGTCGACGGCGTCGCGGAGGTCCATGACCTGCACGTCTGGACGCTGACCTCGGGCATGGAGGTCGCCTCGGCGCACCTGACCCTGGACAAGGAAGGCGATCAGGCCGCGGTCCTCGCTTCCGCCCAGAAGCTCTTGGCCGACGATTACGGCCTGGAACACGCCACTCTCCAGATCGAGCAGCCCGACGCGAAGTGCCACGAGCTGTCCTGGTGA
- a CDS encoding site-specific integrase, whose protein sequence is MANQSRRSTSSCACWREYSRHTIRAYAHDLQKLFLFFEELGLSAAEFTTARAMEFLHWLRLVSSSRRAQRLELGIATSEGRVPSAKTCNGSWLRNRRSTSSSSHRQPSERPRRAPTTNHMHSALGRVGVKPVLLGCGSWRYGTKPGGTWMASASRAPGGTPSSAMRGRISSLTC, encoded by the coding sequence CTGGCAAACCAGTCACGGAGGTCTACGAGTTCTTGCGCTTGCTGGCGGGAATACTCCCGGCACACGATCCGCGCCTATGCCCATGATCTGCAGAAGCTCTTCCTGTTCTTTGAGGAACTCGGACTGTCCGCGGCGGAGTTCACGACAGCGCGGGCGATGGAGTTCCTGCACTGGCTACGGTTGGTGTCCTCGTCGCGGCGAGCGCAACGCCTGGAACTGGGGATCGCCACCAGCGAGGGACGAGTGCCCTCGGCGAAGACCTGCAATGGGTCATGGCTGCGGAATCGTCGTTCTACGAGTTCCTCATCGCATCGTCAGCCTTCTGAACGACCTCGGCGAGCCCCCACAACGAACCACATGCATAGCGCCCTGGGGCGCGTCGGGGTAAAACCCGTACTCCTAGGCTGTGGCTCATGGCGATACGGCACAAAACCTGGCGGAACGTGGATGGCGAGCGCATCGAGGGCACCTGGCGGCACGCCTTCATCCGCAATGCGGGGACGTATTTCCTCACTGACCTGTTGA
- a CDS encoding NADAR family protein: MTLDEFATKLSSGWVATELTDGAQASAHHLASWKFAEPYTWLTPEMLLGEIRDDIDQLNDRPDSTDRCLETLDVFRGQPTEDNRAVLRKAYEAIPEHLRIYALGDQDSKDWPLRVLVAGPGNHVDQYGEDEVVTDETHAAALDYFIDREQQRQRYENKAPADGPTEPIETSILINQTFFPRGWPQDPGILVLRNEFPAPILVGEQSYPTVTHAYWALAVADDHQRAEILVADTPHAAQKIAENSTLHVSWPQARTAAMAHLLRIKFSQHPDLAEALTATGTTRLIYTEASSTFWGQCGVEGRNWMGRLLELIRSEQAVSGLDVHL, from the coding sequence GTGACCCTCGACGAGTTCGCCACGAAGCTCAGTTCGGGATGGGTGGCCACCGAGTTGACCGACGGCGCCCAAGCATCGGCCCATCACCTCGCGTCGTGGAAATTCGCCGAGCCGTACACGTGGCTGACCCCCGAGATGCTGTTGGGCGAGATCCGCGACGACATCGACCAACTCAACGACCGGCCGGACTCCACGGACCGTTGTCTGGAGACTCTTGACGTCTTCCGTGGCCAACCGACCGAGGACAACCGGGCGGTGCTCCGCAAAGCCTACGAAGCTATCCCCGAACACTTGCGGATCTACGCTCTCGGCGACCAGGACAGCAAGGACTGGCCGCTGCGGGTGCTGGTGGCCGGGCCAGGCAACCACGTCGACCAGTACGGCGAGGACGAAGTGGTCACCGACGAAACGCATGCCGCAGCTTTGGACTACTTCATCGACCGGGAGCAGCAGCGCCAGCGTTATGAGAACAAGGCGCCCGCGGACGGCCCGACGGAGCCGATCGAGACCAGCATCCTTATCAATCAAACATTCTTTCCGCGCGGCTGGCCGCAGGATCCAGGCATCTTGGTGCTGCGCAACGAGTTCCCCGCGCCAATTCTCGTCGGCGAACAATCCTACCCGACCGTCACCCACGCCTACTGGGCGTTGGCGGTTGCCGACGACCACCAACGTGCCGAGATCCTTGTCGCCGACACCCCTCACGCTGCACAGAAGATCGCGGAGAACTCCACCCTGCACGTCAGCTGGCCGCAGGCGCGGACCGCGGCCATGGCACACCTGCTGCGTATCAAGTTCAGCCAGCACCCCGACCTCGCCGAAGCGCTGACGGCGACGGGAACAACACGGCTGATCTACACCGAGGCGAGCTCGACGTTCTGGGGCCAGTGCGGGGTAGAGGGCCGGAACTGGATGGGGCGGCTGTTGGAGCTGATCCGCTCTGAGCAGGCTGTCAGCGGCCTGGACGTTCATCTGTGA